Proteins found in one Desulfovibrio sp. genomic segment:
- a CDS encoding cupin domain-containing protein, producing MINRADALECFEKELFGGPGAVHFTKIVDENGLAGKGRLFNIGTLKPGCAVGNHKHNGEIEIYYILEGEGMYNDNGVEAPVKAGDVTVCNDGESHALLNTGSTDLKMVALILFTK from the coding sequence ATGATCAACCGCGCTGATGCTCTGGAATGCTTTGAAAAGGAACTTTTTGGCGGGCCGGGCGCCGTCCACTTTACCAAGATCGTCGATGAAAACGGGCTGGCTGGCAAAGGCCGCCTGTTCAACATCGGCACCCTCAAGCCCGGCTGTGCCGTGGGCAACCACAAGCACAATGGCGAAATCGAGATATACTACATCCTTGAAGGCGAAGGCATGTACAACGACAACGGCGTCGAGGCCCCCGTCAAGGCTGGCGATGTGACCGTGTGCAACGATGGCGAAAGCCACGCCCTGCTCAATACCGGCTCCACGGATCTCAAGATGGTGGCGCTGATTCTGTTTACCAAGTAA
- a CDS encoding DMT family transporter translates to MYYIALVVFAGCIVALQPPINAALSRTVGLLESGLISFAIGAIFLAVPVLLMGRGSVFRVIETPVWQWAGGVLGAFMVVSTTLAAPRIGVLATLVAMIFGNLVMAAIIDHNGWFGLNAIPFDWRRMLGLVLVLAGIALVVRR, encoded by the coding sequence ATGTACTACATTGCGCTGGTGGTATTTGCGGGCTGCATTGTGGCCCTGCAACCTCCCATCAACGCGGCCTTGAGCCGCACGGTGGGGCTGCTGGAAAGCGGGCTTATTTCTTTTGCCATCGGCGCGATTTTTCTGGCTGTCCCGGTTCTGCTGATGGGGCGGGGCAGTGTATTCCGCGTAATTGAAACCCCTGTATGGCAGTGGGCTGGCGGGGTGCTGGGCGCGTTCATGGTCGTGAGCACAACCCTGGCCGCGCCGCGTATAGGCGTGCTGGCTACGCTGGTCGCCATGATTTTTGGCAACCTTGTTATGGCGGCCATCATCGACCACAACGGCTGGTTCGGCCTCAATGCCATCCCTTTTGACTGGCGCAGAATGCTTGGATTGGTGTTGGTGCTGGCGGGCATTGCCCTTGTGGTGCGCCGCTGA
- a CDS encoding VOC family protein, with product MQNKLPDGIRVLFVAGFGPVVANPDASGKLYRKVLGLPLRHEEGYEGYWHSQCLEGVKHFALWPLEKAALSCFGEEVWPERLPVPQAWLELDVEDIVSATRILEQNGYELLLRLKEEPWGQTVTRFLSPEGILMAVTHTPFLREAASAEETA from the coding sequence ATGCAGAACAAGCTTCCTGATGGCATACGCGTTCTGTTTGTGGCTGGTTTCGGCCCGGTGGTGGCCAACCCGGACGCAAGCGGCAAGCTGTACAGAAAGGTGCTGGGCCTGCCCCTGCGCCATGAAGAAGGTTACGAAGGCTATTGGCATTCCCAGTGTCTGGAGGGAGTAAAACACTTCGCCCTCTGGCCGCTGGAAAAGGCCGCGCTCTCCTGCTTTGGCGAGGAGGTCTGGCCGGAGCGCCTGCCAGTGCCGCAGGCCTGGCTTGAGCTTGATGTGGAAGATATTGTTTCGGCCACGCGCATTCTTGAGCAGAACGGCTATGAGCTGCTCCTCCGGCTGAAGGAAGAACCATGGGGGCAGACCGTCACCAGATTCCTCAGCCCGGAGGGTATCCTCATGGCTGTTACGCACACGCCCTTTTTGCGCGAGGCGGCTTCGGCGGAGGAAACGGCCTGA
- a CDS encoding mechanosensitive ion channel domain-containing protein, protein MHAPKLLITALLLTLCCALASPAVFAAEPTPTAKQDTSKPDTAKPDAAKQDAPKGDKADKAEKPDKADKPAAKTDAKSDGKADAKADAKADQKADDKAESKVDTNEEPAIATLPLRDPWEMVWSGQKAMLDEITQKATAMGDTFAQRSTNLSQKVQPFMEEARRLLVLLNTYKNWPNPVEAVSRRITATVLDLRKVLDPVLVARSEAQALLERVGYLADSMPEDLHDGSLSPEMQEYGKTLALTRLRLTAVLAQYDSALAPALALIKRLEKMQEEINAQIPLLWKNYYLQSPVPWLSPDAWADFGRQMHYSVQGMILRLPVEVPVTLERWGTAVLRFILGLLLTGVLTVLLYRRWAAQDKDENSTLRHVFRVSLPWLCVGLALLGSSMSASGEFFRLFLALGNLCLIVAQIHLAWDLRLLKYPEVPRQKPPFWILIQPTLCSYVLLYLPLTKPLVLVIWLCIVIISIVRQHRRPKLDLGPMHVETSVLECEPIVLWICLVLTLSGLHIYSMVLYLLFVSCSLALQLCMGGMALVSSLNDKLPQEGVRAALAHLAVALSAPVVLVAAFVGVSQWVGTLPGGMYLLQHYVLRGVNVGATQFNVVHLLLIITMFYLTRTAVAMGSRFLARLPKQGLAIDATLIPPMQTAFTYALWCCFGLFALRAVGMELSNLAMVAGGLSVGIGFGMQTIVNNFLSGLILIFSRTLQAGDVVEVGGTQGRVRKISVRATMVETFDNALIIVPNSEFVASRLINWTRNSRTVRREIKVGVAYGSDANAVMKILLATANANSNVLKYPPPSVAFADFGASTLDFSLKFWVRDYDVSVSTASDIRVEIEREFREQRIEIAFPQLDVNIKELPPRTRTPQPPTEPRAGRRRAPRRPRKVLPAGAKGKPDGKNAPAVTPDDGDDDENNN, encoded by the coding sequence ATGCACGCACCCAAATTGCTGATAACCGCCCTTTTATTGACCCTGTGCTGTGCCCTGGCCTCTCCCGCCGTATTTGCGGCGGAACCGACCCCCACCGCCAAACAGGATACTTCCAAGCCTGACACTGCCAAGCCCGATGCCGCCAAACAGGACGCCCCCAAGGGCGACAAGGCGGACAAAGCAGAAAAGCCCGACAAGGCCGACAAGCCCGCCGCCAAAACCGATGCCAAATCTGATGGCAAAGCCGACGCCAAGGCGGACGCAAAAGCGGACCAAAAGGCGGACGACAAGGCTGAATCCAAGGTTGACACCAACGAAGAACCCGCCATCGCCACCCTGCCCCTGCGCGATCCGTGGGAAATGGTCTGGAGCGGGCAAAAGGCCATGCTTGATGAAATCACCCAGAAGGCCACGGCCATGGGTGATACCTTTGCCCAGCGGTCAACCAATCTGAGCCAGAAGGTTCAGCCATTTATGGAAGAAGCGCGGCGTCTGCTGGTGCTGCTCAATACGTATAAAAACTGGCCCAATCCCGTTGAGGCTGTCAGCCGGCGCATCACGGCCACGGTGCTTGATCTGCGCAAGGTGCTTGACCCTGTGCTGGTTGCGCGCAGCGAAGCCCAGGCCCTGCTGGAACGCGTGGGCTATCTGGCCGACAGCATGCCTGAAGACCTGCACGATGGCAGCCTTAGCCCGGAAATGCAGGAATACGGCAAAACGCTGGCGCTCACCCGTCTGCGCCTTACAGCCGTGCTGGCCCAGTACGACTCGGCCCTTGCTCCTGCTCTGGCGCTTATCAAGCGGCTGGAAAAGATGCAGGAAGAAATCAACGCCCAGATCCCCCTGCTGTGGAAAAACTATTATCTGCAAAGCCCGGTGCCCTGGCTCAGCCCCGATGCATGGGCCGACTTTGGGCGGCAGATGCACTATTCCGTTCAGGGCATGATCCTGCGCCTGCCGGTGGAAGTTCCCGTCACGCTTGAGCGCTGGGGCACGGCAGTGCTGCGCTTTATCCTCGGCCTGCTGCTTACCGGCGTGCTCACCGTGTTGCTGTACCGCCGCTGGGCCGCGCAGGACAAGGACGAAAACAGCACCCTGCGGCATGTTTTCCGCGTCAGTCTGCCCTGGCTGTGTGTGGGGCTGGCACTCCTTGGCAGTTCCATGTCCGCATCCGGCGAGTTCTTTCGCCTGTTTCTGGCCCTGGGCAACTTGTGCCTCATTGTGGCCCAAATACATCTGGCATGGGACCTGCGCCTGCTGAAATACCCCGAGGTACCGCGCCAAAAGCCGCCCTTCTGGATACTCATTCAGCCAACGCTGTGTTCGTACGTGCTGCTCTACCTGCCGCTGACCAAACCTCTGGTGCTGGTTATCTGGCTGTGCATCGTCATCATTTCCATCGTGCGGCAGCACCGCAGGCCCAAGCTTGATCTTGGCCCCATGCATGTGGAAACCAGTGTGCTTGAATGCGAACCCATTGTGCTGTGGATATGCCTTGTGCTGACCCTGTCCGGGCTGCACATCTACAGTATGGTGCTGTATCTGCTCTTTGTTTCCTGCTCGCTGGCCCTGCAACTCTGCATGGGCGGCATGGCTCTTGTCAGCAGCCTCAATGACAAGCTGCCTCAGGAAGGCGTGCGCGCAGCCCTTGCTCACCTTGCCGTGGCGCTCTCCGCCCCTGTGGTGCTGGTTGCGGCCTTTGTGGGTGTTTCGCAGTGGGTCGGCACATTGCCCGGCGGCATGTACCTGCTCCAGCATTATGTTCTGCGCGGCGTCAATGTGGGCGCTACGCAGTTCAACGTTGTACACCTGCTGCTTATCATCACCATGTTCTACCTCACGCGCACGGCAGTTGCCATGGGTTCGCGTTTTCTGGCACGCCTGCCCAAGCAGGGGCTGGCTATCGATGCCACGCTCATTCCGCCCATGCAGACGGCCTTTACCTATGCGCTGTGGTGCTGCTTCGGCCTGTTCGCCCTGCGCGCCGTGGGCATGGAGCTGAGCAACCTTGCCATGGTAGCCGGTGGTCTTTCTGTTGGTATCGGTTTCGGCATGCAGACCATCGTCAACAACTTCCTGTCGGGCCTGATACTGATCTTCAGCCGTACCCTACAAGCGGGCGATGTGGTGGAAGTGGGCGGCACCCAGGGGCGTGTGCGCAAAATCAGCGTGCGCGCCACCATGGTGGAAACCTTTGACAATGCCCTGATTATTGTCCCCAACTCGGAATTTGTGGCCAGCCGTCTTATCAACTGGACGCGCAACAGCCGCACCGTGCGCAGGGAAATCAAGGTCGGCGTGGCCTATGGCTCCGATGCCAATGCGGTGATGAAAATCCTGCTGGCAACTGCCAACGCCAACAGCAACGTGCTCAAATATCCCCCGCCGAGCGTGGCCTTTGCGGATTTTGGGGCCAGTACGCTTGATTTCAGCCTGAAGTTCTGGGTGCGGGATTATGACGTGTCTGTTTCCACGGCTTCGGACATCCGCGTGGAAATCGAACGCGAATTCCGTGAACAACGCATTGAAATCGCCTTCCCGCAGCTTGATGTGAACATCAAGGAACTGCCGCCGCGCACAAGGACACCCCAACCGCCGACAGAACCGCGTGCAGGCAGAAGGCGTGCGCCGCGCCGTCCGCGCAAGGTTCTGCCTGCCGGGGCCAAAGGCAAGCCAGATGGCAAAAATGCGCCCGCCGTTACCCCCGATGACGGGGACGACGACGAGAACAACAACTAA
- a CDS encoding DUF362 domain-containing protein → MENSTNTPPAGLENSSVPAPASLPVALLQQEDYHDPGLGRAVGEVMDAARLTELCPLRPGARVLVKPNLLLAKPLACVSPQVVAAVCAWLMDHGARVRVADSPGFGRAASVARAVGLEAALRPLGLEVEEIGPAEAMPLPLEGEAAQKAGLQAGGSRFHVARLALESDFIVSVPRVKAHAQMLVTLSVKNCFGCVQGLHKAFAHAREGRDPLFFADCLAALWAALPPVAAVADGVTAMHVTGPSNGSPYALGVVGASASAVALDEALYAVLGLAPQNVPLGAALCRRQAWGSAPAEGHDGIRAVFPLRSPGDFSSEGFQLPAELSHTSFHPARFVHSCFRRIVAAFRK, encoded by the coding sequence ATGGAAAACAGCACAAATACCCCGCCAGCCGGGCTGGAAAACAGCTCTGTGCCCGCCCCGGCTTCACTGCCCGTGGCCTTGTTGCAGCAAGAGGATTACCATGATCCCGGCTTGGGCAGGGCTGTGGGCGAAGTCATGGACGCTGCCCGTCTGACGGAGCTTTGCCCCCTGCGCCCCGGTGCGCGTGTGCTGGTAAAGCCCAACCTCCTGCTGGCAAAACCTCTGGCTTGCGTTTCGCCGCAGGTTGTGGCCGCCGTATGCGCCTGGCTTATGGATCACGGCGCTCGGGTGCGCGTGGCGGATTCGCCGGGTTTTGGGCGTGCGGCTTCCGTGGCGAGGGCTGTGGGGCTTGAGGCGGCTTTGCGTCCTCTGGGCCTTGAAGTTGAAGAGATCGGCCCTGCGGAGGCGATGCCCCTGCCCCTTGAGGGCGAAGCGGCGCAAAAGGCAGGTTTGCAAGCGGGCGGATCGCGCTTTCATGTGGCGCGTCTGGCGCTAGAGAGCGATTTTATTGTGTCGGTTCCCAGGGTAAAGGCCCATGCGCAGATGCTGGTGACGCTCTCCGTCAAAAACTGTTTTGGTTGCGTGCAGGGCCTGCACAAGGCTTTTGCCCACGCTCGCGAGGGGCGCGACCCCCTGTTTTTTGCCGACTGCCTTGCCGCGCTGTGGGCGGCCTTGCCCCCTGTTGCCGCAGTGGCGGACGGCGTTACGGCCATGCACGTTACAGGGCCGAGCAACGGCAGCCCTTATGCACTGGGTGTGGTCGGGGCCAGCGCCTCTGCCGTGGCTCTGGACGAAGCGCTGTATGCCGTATTGGGCCTTGCGCCGCAGAATGTGCCTCTGGGTGCGGCCCTGTGCCGCCGCCAGGCCTGGGGCAGCGCCCCGGCAGAAGGGCATGACGGCATTCGGGCTGTCTTTCCCCTGCGAAGCCCCGGGGATTTTTCATCCGAAGGATTTCAGTTGCCAGCGGAGCTTTCGCACACGTCCTTTCATCCTGCCCGCTTTGTACACAGTTGTTTTCGCCGCATTGTTGCGGCGTTCAGAAAATAG
- a CDS encoding DUF5320 domain-containing protein translates to MPRFDHTGPEGKGSRTGRGMGKCGKAANAAGRGMGATHDAGQTADQGMDASQNMGQSMGRSMGQGRCCRHGRRHGNRGGNCAMSGQETGQGMGRGEGRGMGRGMGRSMQQGNGSAGQAESCGAGPAAGSDAAGNNG, encoded by the coding sequence ATGCCTCGTTTCGATCACACTGGGCCGGAGGGCAAGGGTTCGCGCACAGGGCGCGGTATGGGCAAGTGCGGCAAGGCTGCCAACGCGGCTGGGCGCGGCATGGGCGCTACGCACGATGCAGGCCAGACCGCAGATCAAGGAATGGACGCAAGCCAGAATATGGGCCAGAGCATGGGACGGAGCATGGGGCAAGGCCGCTGCTGCCGCCACGGACGACGACACGGCAACAGGGGCGGCAACTGCGCCATGAGCGGGCAGGAAACAGGCCAAGGCATGGGCCGTGGCGAAGGGCGTGGTATGGGTCGCGGCATGGGCCGCAGCATGCAGCAGGGCAACGGCTCCGCAGGTCAGGCAGAAAGCTGCGGCGCAGGCCCCGCAGCAGGCAGTGACGCGGCGGGCAATAACGGCTAA
- a CDS encoding DUF134 domain-containing protein: MPRPKKWRKVCCLPENRNFGPLPGFEQSAPQARQEVIMTVDEYEAVRLIDLEGMNQEACAEKMRIARTTVQSIYAEARKKLADSLVNGKLLRIEGGDYELCDGHGTRCGVGGCHRRRGGFGQ; this comes from the coding sequence ATGCCAAGACCAAAAAAATGGCGCAAAGTCTGCTGCCTGCCGGAAAACCGCAATTTTGGGCCGCTGCCTGGCTTTGAGCAGAGCGCCCCGCAGGCGCGGCAGGAAGTCATCATGACCGTGGACGAATATGAGGCAGTGCGCCTCATTGATCTTGAGGGCATGAATCAGGAGGCCTGCGCTGAAAAAATGCGCATTGCCCGCACCACCGTGCAGAGCATCTATGCGGAAGCGCGCAAAAAACTGGCAGATTCGCTGGTGAACGGCAAACTGCTGCGCATTGAAGGCGGGGATTATGAACTGTGCGACGGGCACGGCACACGCTGCGGCGTGGGCGGATGCCACAGACGACGCGGCGGTTTTGGGCAGTAG
- the cutA gene encoding divalent-cation tolerance protein CutA has product MEHKENSKVFLVYMTTPTPEEALTLARELVRLRLAAGVNIVPGAQSVYRWKGEVHEAGECLLVAQVSEAALPDLMAKARALHSYEVPCVVAMPIADGHQPFLRWITENSLPPTA; this is encoded by the coding sequence ATGGAACACAAGGAAAACAGCAAGGTTTTTCTGGTCTATATGACCACGCCCACCCCGGAGGAGGCGCTGACGCTCGCGCGCGAGCTGGTGCGTCTGCGGCTGGCCGCCGGGGTCAACATCGTGCCCGGCGCGCAGTCGGTTTACCGCTGGAAGGGCGAGGTGCACGAAGCCGGGGAATGCCTGCTGGTGGCCCAGGTGAGCGAAGCCGCATTGCCGGATTTGATGGCAAAGGCGCGCGCACTGCACAGTTATGAAGTTCCCTGCGTGGTCGCCATGCCCATTGCAGACGGCCATCAGCCTTTTTTGCGCTGGATTACAGAAAACAGTCTGCCGCCCACGGCCTGA
- a CDS encoding Mrp/NBP35 family ATP-binding protein — protein sequence MSDCNHQCGSCGEQCNERSDGQEAQDFRVKPHPKSRVGKVIGVVSGKGGVGKSLVTSLLAVALTKQDKHCAILDADITGPSIPRVFGLTGKAHVEGDGLVPERSKGGVDIMSMNLLLPGDSDAVLWRGPIIAGAVKQFWSDVVWRDVDYMFVDMPPGTGDVPLTVFQSLPVDGIVVVTSPQELVSMIVQKAIDMARQMDIPILGLVENYSYFKCPDNNKEYKIFGESHIDAVAQRHGLKVLARLPIDPALAQACDKGAIEDVDQHFMDGALAVISRM from the coding sequence ATGAGTGATTGCAATCATCAGTGCGGATCCTGCGGCGAGCAGTGCAACGAGCGCAGCGATGGGCAGGAGGCGCAGGATTTTCGCGTTAAACCGCACCCCAAAAGTCGCGTTGGCAAGGTTATAGGCGTTGTCAGCGGAAAGGGCGGCGTGGGCAAGTCCCTGGTCACATCCCTGCTGGCCGTTGCCCTGACTAAACAGGACAAACACTGCGCCATTCTGGATGCGGACATCACCGGCCCTTCCATCCCGCGTGTGTTCGGCCTGACGGGCAAAGCCCATGTTGAGGGCGATGGCCTTGTGCCCGAGCGCAGCAAGGGCGGGGTGGACATCATGTCCATGAACCTGCTGCTGCCCGGCGATTCCGATGCCGTGCTCTGGCGCGGGCCCATCATTGCCGGCGCGGTCAAGCAGTTCTGGTCAGATGTTGTCTGGCGAGATGTGGACTATATGTTTGTGGACATGCCTCCAGGAACAGGCGATGTGCCGCTGACCGTGTTCCAGTCCCTGCCGGTGGACGGCATTGTGGTTGTGACCTCGCCGCAGGAGCTGGTGAGCATGATCGTGCAGAAAGCCATTGATATGGCGCGCCAGATGGATATTCCCATCCTTGGGTTGGTGGAGAACTATTCATATTTCAAATGCCCGGATAACAACAAGGAATACAAGATATTCGGCGAGAGCCATATTGATGCGGTGGCCCAGCGGCACGGCCTGAAGGTGCTTGCCCGCCTGCCCATTGATCCTGCCCTTGCGCAGGCCTGTGACAAGGGCGCCATCGAGGATGTTGACCAGCACTTCATGGACGGCGCCCTGGCCGTGATTTCACGGATGTAG
- a CDS encoding YbaK/EbsC family protein — translation MHVDAVREFLARHGLEGAYRKFEVSSATVDLAAQAIGCEPGRIAKSLSISVNDAPLVLVVMGTARLDNRKFKDAFHAKARFIKPEDLEAQVGHPMGGVCPFALPEGVAVYLGESLRRYDPVYPAAGAPNNAARLTLAELERVTGGVWVDVCKNEES, via the coding sequence ATGCACGTTGATGCAGTGCGGGAGTTTTTGGCCCGCCACGGTCTTGAAGGGGCATACCGGAAATTTGAAGTTTCAAGCGCCACCGTGGATCTGGCGGCTCAGGCCATTGGCTGCGAGCCGGGGCGCATTGCCAAGAGCCTGTCCATCAGCGTCAACGATGCTCCGCTGGTGCTCGTGGTCATGGGCACGGCCCGTTTGGACAACCGCAAGTTCAAGGACGCCTTTCACGCCAAGGCCCGTTTTATCAAGCCGGAAGATCTGGAGGCTCAGGTGGGGCACCCCATGGGCGGCGTCTGCCCCTTTGCCCTGCCCGAAGGTGTTGCCGTGTATCTGGGCGAAAGCCTCAGGCGCTATGATCCCGTGTACCCGGCTGCGGGCGCGCCCAACAATGCCGCCAGGCTCACTCTGGCGGAGCTGGAGCGGGTCACGGGCGGCGTGTGGGTGGACGTGTGCAAGAACGAAGAATCCTGA
- a CDS encoding carbohydrate kinase family protein yields MSIYVSGSLAFDRIMTFPGSFQDHILMDKLHMINVSFMVDGMDERRGGCAGNIAYSLALLGEKPTIVAAAGRDFGPYAIVLENMGLPLDGIRRAEEIFTALCYITTDLNSNQITGFYPGAMSLPADYSFPAIDADKDIAIISPGNVEDMRRLPGFYREKGVPYIFDPGQQLPVLTGNDLLAAIEGSFACITNDYELNMICKATGKSEDELVGRTLWLVTTLGADGALVRGADGTETRIPAVPPRQILDPTGAGDAHRAGLLKGLLHGLSMPEAAKLGSVSASFCLEKMGTQEHEYSPEVFRQRYESVFGPLPEDILA; encoded by the coding sequence ATGTCCATCTATGTTTCAGGATCACTGGCTTTTGACCGCATCATGACCTTCCCCGGCAGTTTTCAGGATCACATCCTGATGGACAAACTGCACATGATCAACGTGAGCTTCATGGTGGACGGCATGGATGAACGGCGCGGCGGCTGTGCGGGCAATATTGCCTATTCTCTGGCCCTGCTTGGCGAAAAGCCCACCATTGTTGCCGCCGCAGGGCGCGACTTTGGCCCTTACGCCATTGTGCTGGAAAATATGGGGCTGCCGCTGGATGGTATCCGCCGGGCGGAAGAAATCTTTACCGCCCTGTGCTACATCACCACCGACCTCAACAGCAACCAGATTACCGGTTTTTACCCCGGCGCCATGAGCCTCCCTGCCGATTACAGCTTCCCCGCCATTGATGCGGACAAGGACATTGCCATCATCTCCCCCGGCAATGTGGAAGACATGCGCCGCCTGCCGGGATTTTACCGCGAAAAGGGCGTTCCCTATATTTTCGACCCCGGCCAGCAGTTGCCCGTGCTCACCGGCAACGATCTGCTGGCGGCCATTGAAGGCTCCTTTGCCTGCATTACCAACGACTATGAACTGAACATGATCTGCAAGGCCACGGGCAAGAGCGAGGATGAACTTGTGGGCCGCACTCTGTGGCTTGTGACCACGCTCGGTGCCGACGGCGCGCTGGTGCGCGGCGCAGACGGCACAGAAACGCGCATTCCCGCTGTACCTCCCCGTCAGATCCTCGACCCCACAGGCGCGGGTGACGCGCACCGCGCGGGCCTGCTCAAGGGCCTGCTGCACGGCCTTTCCATGCCCGAAGCCGCCAAGCTCGGCTCGGTGAGCGCCAGCTTCTGCCTTGAAAAAATGGGCACGCAGGAGCACGAGTACTCGCCCGAAGTTTTTCGGCAGCGGTATGAATCCGTGTTTGGCCCCCTGCCCGAAGATATATTGGCTTAA
- the thiE gene encoding thiamine phosphate synthase — MPRILPGETDIYAITDAGLSLGRPLEEVVSALMGAGVRILQYREKKLKSGAMLEECRLLRRLTREAGACFIVNDHVDIAMLVQADGVHVGQEDLPVPDVRSLVGSEMIIGLSTHLPEQAREARRLGADYIGVGPIFATNTKEDVVDPVGYEYLDWVARNGDLPFVAIGGIKRHNIAEVARHGARCCSLVSELVGAPDIRTRVEDVRKTMREGMVG; from the coding sequence ATGCCCAGAATCCTGCCTGGAGAAACGGATATTTATGCCATCACGGATGCCGGTCTTTCACTGGGAAGGCCGCTTGAAGAAGTCGTTTCCGCCCTCATGGGCGCGGGCGTGCGCATTTTGCAGTATCGCGAAAAAAAGCTGAAATCCGGGGCCATGCTGGAAGAATGCCGCCTGTTGCGGCGGCTGACCAGGGAGGCCGGGGCCTGCTTTATCGTCAACGATCACGTGGACATCGCCATGTTGGTGCAGGCCGATGGCGTACATGTGGGGCAGGAGGATCTGCCTGTTCCCGATGTGCGCAGCCTCGTGGGGTCGGAAATGATCATCGGCCTTTCCACCCACCTGCCGGAGCAGGCCCGCGAAGCACGCCGCCTTGGCGCGGACTACATCGGCGTGGGGCCGATTTTTGCCACCAACACCAAGGAAGATGTAGTCGATCCCGTAGGGTACGAGTATCTGGATTGGGTTGCCCGCAATGGGGATTTGCCCTTTGTGGCCATTGGCGGCATCAAGCGGCATAACATTGCGGAAGTCGCGCGGCACGGCGCGCGCTGCTGCTCGCTCGTAAGCGAACTGGTCGGCGCGCCCGACATCCGCACCAGAGTGGAAGATGTGCGCAAGACCATGCGTGAAGGCATGGTGGGGTAG
- the aldA gene encoding aldehyde dehydrogenase, whose translation MRTYQQFINGKLVSPTGFAMIEVENPSTGKIMAQTPNGGREDGLAALAAAHRAQDAWAALPAVARAGYLKKMADLIRKHRLELGRILAEEQAKTHPLAQVEIDLTAEYFDYYAGWARIYEGEIIQSDRPRENILLYRKPIGVVVGICPWNFPFFVMARKVAPSLLVGCTTVIKPSSIAPATVMHFANLLTELDLPAGVVNFVTGGGSTLGEALSSSSMTDMVSLTGSVEAGQRIISAGAQNITKVSLELGGKAPAIVCADADMDLAVKAVTASRTVFSGQVCNCAERLYVHESVADMFAEKLATAFAAVRLGNPFDDPAPDMCSQISAEHLEKISGMVKRAEADGAEAVVGGAPADRDSGYFYTPTLLRNCRQDMEIVRDEVFGPVLPMMTFHDLDEALTLANDCDYGLTSSIYTTSVSTAMEAVNRLKFGETYVNRENFEAMQGFHAGWRKSGIGGADGKHGLMEYLQTHVAYIQY comes from the coding sequence ATGCGTACATACCAACAATTCATCAACGGCAAATTGGTTTCCCCGACAGGCTTTGCAATGATTGAGGTGGAGAATCCCTCCACTGGCAAAATAATGGCCCAGACGCCCAACGGCGGGCGCGAGGACGGGCTGGCGGCGCTTGCAGCCGCGCACAGGGCACAGGATGCCTGGGCGGCGCTTCCGGCGGTGGCCCGCGCCGGGTATCTTAAAAAAATGGCGGATCTTATCCGCAAGCACAGGCTGGAGCTTGGGCGCATCCTCGCCGAAGAGCAGGCCAAAACCCATCCTCTGGCGCAGGTGGAGATCGACCTCACCGCAGAGTACTTTGACTACTATGCCGGATGGGCGCGCATCTATGAAGGCGAGATCATCCAGAGTGACCGCCCGCGCGAAAATATCCTGCTGTACCGCAAGCCAATTGGCGTTGTGGTGGGCATCTGCCCCTGGAACTTCCCCTTCTTTGTCATGGCGCGCAAGGTCGCCCCCTCTCTGCTGGTGGGCTGCACCACGGTTATCAAGCCCAGTAGTATTGCCCCGGCCACGGTCATGCATTTTGCCAACCTGCTCACGGAGCTGGACCTGCCCGCTGGCGTGGTAAACTTTGTCACGGGCGGCGGCAGTACTCTGGGCGAGGCTCTTTCCTCCAGCTCCATGACCGACATGGTCAGCCTGACAGGCAGCGTGGAGGCCGGGCAGCGCATCATCTCCGCAGGCGCGCAGAATATCACCAAGGTTTCGCTGGAACTGGGCGGCAAGGCCCCGGCCATTGTATGCGCCGATGCGGACATGGATCTGGCGGTCAAGGCCGTCACGGCCTCGCGCACGGTGTTCAGCGGGCAGGTGTGCAACTGCGCGGAGCGCCTCTACGTGCACGAAAGCGTGGCCGACATGTTCGCCGAAAAACTGGCGACTGCCTTTGCCGCCGTGCGGCTGGGCAATCCCTTTGACGATCCGGCCCCGGACATGTGCAGCCAGATCAGCGCCGAGCATCTTGAAAAGATCAGCGGCATGGTCAAGCGCGCGGAAGCGGACGGCGCGGAAGCCGTTGTCGGCGGCGCGCCAGCAGATCGCGATTCCGGCTACTTCTACACACCCACCTTGCTGCGCAACTGCAGACAGGACATGGAAATCGTGCGTGACGAAGTGTTTGGCCCTGTGCTGCCCATGATGACCTTCCACGATCTGGATGAAGCCCTAACCCTTGCCAACGACTGCGACTACGGTCTGACGTCCTCCATCTACACCACCAGCGTATCCACGGCCATGGAAGCGGTGAACCGCCTGAAGTTTGGCGAAACCTACGTGAACCGTGAAAACTTCGAGGCCATGCAGGGCTTCCATGCAGGCTGGCGCAAGTCGGGCATTGGCGGCGCGGACGGCAAGCACGGCCTCATGGAATACCTCCAGACTCATGTGGCCTATATTCAGTATTAA